The Candidatus Manganitrophus noduliformans genome includes a window with the following:
- a CDS encoding lmo0937 family membrane protein: MLWTIFVILLILWALGFSLNLAGGVIHALLVIAAVLLVVQLLTGRRTVGPPP; the protein is encoded by the coding sequence ATGCTTTGGACCATTTTTGTAATCCTGCTTATTCTCTGGGCGCTCGGCTTCAGCTTGAACCTGGCGGGGGGAGTGATCCATGCCCTGCTGGTGATCGCCGCCGTGTTGCTCGTTGTTCAGCTTCTGACCGGGAGAAGGACCGTCGGTCCCCCTCCATAA
- a CDS encoding DUF420 domain-containing protein, translating to MKEMLTAPGFLSPYGTWGADISSVMAWVFTLLFIYGWYAGRKHQGQRHHLVTLWGMVAMLGYFTLYYLARGLGALSLEGKEGFGGPDWVYNYIFSPMLTIHILVISVGLVLAVYMIVLGFRSSFKKGNERYLKVEPLKMGSKGFNYTLAGAAALFGLFALIRWTGSMGRLVVYISGFGLVAGVLFMERGIERWIPDAATRHRKMGAFTMVLYVIALVTSTVTYVMLYYIYPVKEH from the coding sequence ATGAAGGAAATGTTAACCGCGCCCGGATTTCTTTCGCCGTACGGAACGTGGGGGGCGGATATCTCGTCGGTCATGGCGTGGGTTTTCACCCTGCTTTTTATCTACGGCTGGTATGCCGGCAGAAAACATCAGGGACAGCGCCACCATCTGGTGACCCTTTGGGGGATGGTCGCGATGCTCGGCTACTTCACCCTTTACTATCTGGCCCGCGGATTGGGGGCGCTTTCGCTGGAGGGGAAGGAAGGCTTCGGAGGGCCTGATTGGGTTTACAATTATATCTTCTCGCCGATGCTGACGATCCACATCTTGGTCATCTCGGTCGGTCTGGTCCTGGCGGTTTATATGATTGTTCTTGGATTTCGGTCGTCTTTTAAGAAGGGGAATGAGCGCTACCTGAAAGTGGAGCCGTTGAAGATGGGGAGCAAAGGCTTCAACTATACGCTCGCGGGAGCGGCGGCCCTCTTCGGCCTCTTTGCGCTCATACGCTGGACCGGATCGATGGGGCGGCTGGTCGTCTATATTTCCGGCTTCGGTCTGGTGGCCGGCGTTCTCTTTATGGAACGGGGAATCGAGCGGTGGATTCCGGATGCCGCCACCCGGCATCGAAAAATGGGGGCGTTCACGATGGTCCTCTACGTGATCGCCTTGGTCACAAGCACAGTCACCTACGTGATGCTTTACTACATCTACCCGGTGAAAGAACATTAA
- a CDS encoding methyltransferase codes for MGREISAPSLFQLGYYWEAKIFLTSVKLDLYTPMGSGPKTAAEIASAVGADPENLERLLDSLVAIGLIHREGIRYANTPVVAEFLVKTSPFYMGELMLLQDEEWEAWGKLEEVVRTGKPPVKGNIFMNRPEVGEKILRVLDRMAKRVAPSLAERIDLSGYKTFLDVGGGAGTFSMAFCKRYPHLQGTLFDLPETLATTQKNIDKEKMTGRIRLVGGNFNLDELPGTFDVVFLSDILHYQTSEENAALFRKLSRAANPGGLIIVKDMFLNEDASNPGWNAIFSIHMMVYSEKGRCFSGSEIRGWLEKAGFHWVTEMERNTVLTAIK; via the coding sequence ATGGGTCGGGAAATTTCGGCGCCTTCGCTTTTCCAGTTGGGATATTATTGGGAGGCGAAAATATTTTTGACCTCGGTGAAGCTCGATCTCTATACCCCGATGGGGAGCGGACCGAAGACGGCGGCGGAGATCGCGTCGGCCGTCGGGGCCGATCCTGAAAACCTCGAACGCCTTCTCGATTCCCTGGTGGCGATCGGTCTCATCCACCGCGAAGGGATACGCTACGCCAATACGCCGGTGGTGGCGGAGTTTCTCGTGAAGACCAGCCCCTTCTATATGGGGGAGCTGATGCTGCTTCAGGATGAAGAGTGGGAGGCCTGGGGGAAGCTGGAAGAGGTGGTTCGAACCGGAAAGCCGCCGGTGAAGGGGAATATTTTCATGAACCGCCCGGAGGTCGGGGAGAAGATTTTGCGGGTCCTCGATCGCATGGCGAAACGGGTCGCCCCGAGCCTGGCGGAGCGGATCGATCTCTCCGGCTACAAGACCTTCCTCGATGTCGGCGGAGGCGCCGGGACCTTTTCAATGGCTTTCTGCAAGCGTTATCCTCATCTGCAGGGAACCCTTTTTGACCTTCCAGAGACCCTCGCGACGACACAGAAGAATATCGACAAAGAGAAGATGACCGGTCGGATCAGGTTGGTCGGCGGCAACTTCAACCTGGACGAGCTCCCCGGGACGTTCGACGTCGTCTTCCTCTCCGACATCCTCCACTATCAAACTTCAGAGGAGAATGCAGCCCTCTTCCGGAAACTCTCCCGCGCCGCGAATCCGGGCGGGCTGATCATCGTCAAGGATATGTTTCTGAACGAAGATGCATCCAACCCCGGCTGGAATGCGATTTTCTCCATCCATATGATGGTCTATTCCGAGAAGGGGCGCTGCTTCTCGGGATCGGAAATCCGCGGATGGTTGGAAAAGGCCGGATTCCACTGGGTGACGGAGATGGAGCGGAACACCGTTTTAACGGCAATCAAGTAA
- a CDS encoding protein kinase domain-containing protein has product MEKLLGEKQPRKAAALFGRYRLLRPLKRSPFLENYLAQGESPPHTMVVLKRLHPLVIHRTDWVSLFLDEAKQAATLWHPNILRIYDLGEIDGIPYFVQPYLFGKKLQTLLARSRSLPIPTGMALLLIRQLLDALQFSHALTGRSGRPIAHGGLHPERIFIGYDGVVGVGDFGLGWLEDPRSAIRSRYRAPESISERKGGEIPSGTPGEDLFAASAILCELLGEFPEPVKADMQPWGYLPASIRSILVRGLAVDPAARFQTAGEMIAPIESILQGEYPRLNLTNYIQAFFGKEIEAERRAFARFAPTEGGGSASGEPLLFERMELPAVLVPHAPSPAPAIDPGLPQEAAAPALAVVETVVPLPVISDSSAGETAAPSQEVHPEKKTVSWQPIWWGLFGLLMTGFVGVLFFSLYRSSPAQVASAPAAPSPVIASRPDPIDPPASAVEENIEAKEGALSPEQEIALPLSPAAQPVSPEPPAPAPPPSGGRPEQDQINKTTVLSAFKNDSSSAPVSPPPVAPRDASPAAAKISPKLREGSPPQPKVEEVPAGKKTNEEMLHELIERQRRAYQSQDWALSRQDVADGSAFEGQIAELFGGAEPIRVEFQIFGLKVRGDEADLSLMQTARLRKGKGVSLQKALLFWKLKKEKERWKIEKFNVIEKYPPIEVG; this is encoded by the coding sequence ACCGGCTTCTCCGGCCGCTGAAGCGAAGCCCGTTTCTTGAAAATTATCTGGCGCAGGGGGAGTCCCCTCCGCACACGATGGTTGTTTTGAAGCGGCTCCATCCGCTGGTGATCCACCGGACCGATTGGGTTTCCCTTTTTTTAGACGAGGCGAAACAAGCGGCCACCCTCTGGCATCCGAACATCCTCCGGATTTATGACCTCGGCGAAATCGACGGCATCCCTTATTTCGTCCAACCGTATCTCTTCGGCAAAAAACTGCAGACCCTTCTGGCGCGAAGCCGCTCTCTCCCGATTCCGACCGGAATGGCGCTGCTTCTCATTCGGCAGCTTCTTGACGCGCTCCAATTTTCCCACGCTCTGACCGGACGCTCCGGGAGGCCGATCGCGCACGGCGGGCTCCATCCGGAGCGGATCTTTATCGGCTACGACGGCGTGGTGGGGGTCGGCGATTTTGGCCTGGGCTGGCTGGAGGATCCCCGTTCGGCCATCCGCTCGCGTTATCGCGCGCCGGAGTCGATCTCCGAAAGAAAGGGGGGGGAGATTCCGAGCGGGACGCCCGGAGAAGATCTCTTCGCCGCTTCGGCCATTCTCTGCGAGCTGCTCGGCGAGTTTCCGGAACCGGTCAAGGCCGACATGCAACCGTGGGGGTATCTTCCGGCGTCCATTCGCTCGATTCTGGTCCGGGGCCTCGCCGTCGACCCGGCGGCGCGCTTTCAAACGGCGGGCGAAATGATCGCGCCGATTGAATCGATTCTGCAAGGCGAGTATCCGCGGCTCAATTTAACGAACTATATCCAGGCTTTTTTCGGAAAAGAGATCGAAGCGGAACGGCGGGCCTTCGCACGGTTCGCGCCGACCGAAGGGGGAGGGTCCGCCTCCGGCGAGCCGCTGCTTTTCGAACGGATGGAGCTTCCGGCGGTCTTGGTCCCGCACGCTCCATCGCCGGCGCCGGCGATCGATCCCGGGCTTCCCCAAGAAGCGGCTGCACCCGCCTTGGCCGTTGTAGAGACGGTCGTCCCCCTCCCTGTAATCTCGGATTCGTCTGCAGGGGAAACGGCCGCCCCCTCCCAAGAAGTCCATCCGGAGAAAAAAACCGTTTCTTGGCAGCCGATCTGGTGGGGCCTCTTTGGATTGCTGATGACCGGTTTTGTAGGGGTCCTCTTTTTTTCGCTCTACCGCTCTTCACCCGCTCAGGTCGCTTCCGCTCCGGCGGCGCCGTCTCCCGTCATCGCGTCGCGGCCCGATCCGATCGATCCCCCCGCTTCTGCGGTGGAAGAGAACATCGAAGCCAAAGAGGGCGCGCTTTCTCCCGAGCAAGAAATCGCCCTCCCCCTTTCTCCCGCAGCGCAGCCGGTTTCACCCGAGCCTCCGGCTCCGGCGCCCCCTCCTTCCGGCGGAAGACCGGAGCAGGATCAGATCAACAAGACGACTGTTTTATCGGCCTTCAAGAACGATTCTTCTTCAGCCCCGGTGTCGCCTCCGCCGGTGGCTCCCCGCGATGCGTCCCCGGCCGCGGCAAAAATCTCCCCGAAGTTGAGGGAAGGATCGCCTCCGCAACCGAAGGTGGAGGAGGTTCCCGCCGGCAAGAAGACCAATGAAGAGATGTTGCACGAGTTGATCGAACGACAGCGGCGCGCCTATCAGAGCCAGGATTGGGCCCTCTCGCGGCAGGATGTCGCCGACGGAAGCGCCTTTGAGGGGCAAATCGCCGAGCTCTTCGGAGGGGCCGAACCGATCCGTGTCGAATTCCAGATTTTCGGATTGAAAGTCCGGGGGGACGAGGCCGATCTTTCGCTGATGCAGACCGCCCGCCTTCGGAAGGGGAAGGGGGTGTCGCTTCAGAAGGCGCTTCTTTTCTGGAAATTGAAGAAAGAAAAGGAGCGGTGGAAGATCGAGAAATTCAATGTCATCGAGAAGTACCCGCCGATTGAAGTCGGATAA